In Populus trichocarpa isolate Nisqually-1 chromosome 7, P.trichocarpa_v4.1, whole genome shotgun sequence, the following proteins share a genomic window:
- the LOC7465588 gene encoding uncharacterized protein LOC7465588, whose amino-acid sequence MPSSFTVSPCEDSQETNYLQTLLASARPFLRGELESIDKNLPSLISVLRSVGAGECWHKHGSFLDHLVEIYRILKIWKAPDSVCLCGLFHSAYSNSYVNLAIFDPNTGRDVVRNHVGEAAERLIHLFCIVPRQSLIHDDLLFKYSDIELVEHLKASELSLRNAGEKGLFNGEESWRKKLASLLPASGITVKHIKSGEDVLVTRRMVGVFLLMTMADFSDQLFGFQDLLFENFDGRLEFLGNNFGALWPGDGKPGLWINSISRMGAIYSLIVREEEIFIEERKRAGGFEVDRERDEDIELVLAPVFENCTQVLDAREQVVARDLYWEAVCDTSKGGLERAEELLVSSIEKNPFVGEPHVVLGQFYLTKGRFEEAEKEAERGVTLLLEWGSPWDKRMSWEGWIAWARVLLMKAKEKSWPQTSWGILNLGLVR is encoded by the coding sequence ATGCCCTCATCCTTCACTGTCTCACCATGTGAAGATTCCCAAGAAACCAACTACCTGCAAACCCTTTTGGCCTCAGCTCGTCCTTTCCTTAGAGGAGAGCTAGAATCCATTGATAAGAACTTGCCTTCCCTCATTTCTGTGTTACGTTCTGTTGGTGCTGGTGAATGCTGGCACAAACATGGCAGCTTTCTTGATCACCTAGTTGAAATTTACCGTATTCTCAAGATATGGAAAGCCCCTGACTCTGTCTGTCTCTGTGGCCTTTTCCATTCTGCCTATTCCAATTCTTATGTCAATCTTGCTATCTTTGATCCTAACACCGGTCGAGATGTTGTTCGCAACCATGTTGGTGAGGCTGCTGAAAGGTTGATTCACTTGTTTTGTATTGTCCCTCGCCAATCATTGATCCATGATGATCTGTTGTTCAAGTATTCTGATATAGAACTTGTTGAACACCTTAAAGCTTCTGAGTTGTCACTGAGGAATGCAGGAGAGAAGGGTTTGTTCAATGGAGAGGAGTCTTGGAGGAAGAAACTGGCTTCTCTTTTGCCTGCCAGTGGGATAACAGTGAAGCATATAAAGAGTGGAGAAGATGTTTTAGTGACCAGAAGAATGGTGGGTGTTTTTCTCTTGATGACCATGGCTGATTTTAGTGATCAACTTTTTGGTTTTCAAGATTTGTTGTTTGAAAACTTTGATGGTCGTCTTGAGTTTCTAGGGAATAATTTTGGTGCTTTGTGGCCTGGAGATGGCAAGCCAGGGCTATGGatcaattcaatatcaaggATGGGTGCAATTTACTCTTTGATTGTGAGAGAGGAAGAGATTTTTATTGAAGAGAGGAAGAGGGCTGGTGGTTTTGAAGTtgacagagagagagatgaagatATAGAGCTTGTGTTGGCACCAGTTTTTGAGAATTGTACTCAAGTTTTGGATGCAAGAGAGCAGGTAGTGGCAAGGGACTTGTATTGGGAAGCTGTTTGTGATACCTCAAAGGGAGGGTTGGAGAGGGCTGAGGAGTTGTTGGTGAGCAGCATTGAGAAGAACCCTTTTGTTGGTGAGCCTCATGTGGTCTTGGGTCAATTTTATTTGACAAAAGGGAGGTTTGAGGAGGCCGAGAAAGAAGCTGAGAGAGGGGTCACACTCTTGTTAGAGTGGGGTAGTCCTTGGGATAAGAGGATGTCTTGGGAAGGATGGATTGCTTGGGCCAGGGTCTTGTTGATGAAAGCTAAAGAGAAGTCATGGCCGCAGACATCTTGGGGCATCCTTAATTTAGGGCTTGTGAGGTAA